A stretch of DNA from Paracoccus methylovorus:
TGCTGGCCGACACCGCGCGCCAGATCGCCCGGGACCGCGGCACGCTGGACCGGCGGGCGGCAAGGCTTTCCGCCGTGGCCGTGCGCATCCTGCCGCCGCGACGCGAGGCGCTGGAGCGGCTTGACCGGTTGCGTCAGACGCTGGGTTACAGGGAAACCTTGCGCCGGGGATTCGCGGTTGTGCATGGACCCTCGGGGTTACTTGTCAGCGCAACAGAGGCTGCGCAGGCGCCCCGTTTCGAGATCGAGTTCCTCGATGGTCGGTTGGTCGCACGGCCCGACACACCCCCGGCCAAATCACCTCGCAAGCCGCCAGAGCCCAAGGGCCAGAAATCACTGTTCTGACCCGTCCGCCCGGCGGAAAATCGGGCTGGCGCCATTTGCCGGATATCGGCGGAATGCCGGAAACCAAGACAGGGGGCAGGGCTTTTATCTGGCGGCGCAATGACCTATTTGCGACGGAAAGCGCAAGGAAGGCACCCATGGCCAAGATCACTTATATCGAGCACAACGGCACCGCCCATGAAATCGACGTCAAACCCGGCATGACGGTGATGGAGGGCGCGCGCGACAACGGTGTTCCCGGCATAGATGCGGATTGCGGCGGCGCCTGTGCCTGTTCGACTTGCCATGTCTATGTCGCGGCGGAATGGGTGGACCGGCTGCCGCCCCGCGATCCCATGGAAGAAGATATGCTGGATTTCGCTTGGCAACCCGATCCGGTGCGTTCGCGCCTGACCTGCCAGATCAAGGTGACGCCGGAACTGGACGGGTTGGTCGTGAACCTGCCCGAACGCCAGATCTAGGCGGAAATCTCAGCCGTCCTTGCCGGCGGCCACGGCATTGGCCCGAACCAGATTGCCCATGAACTCGGCGAAAATCCTTTCGGAAAGTTCGCGGGTCGAGCGGGTGTCGCCATCGAACCAGGGATCAGTGCTGCGTGTCAGGAACATCATGTTCCCGCCCTTGACCAGGCAATGCAGCATCATGATCGTAAGCTCAATGTCCGTATCTTCGGCCAGGATACCCAGCCGCTGCGCCTCGGTCAGCTTGCGGTGATACAGATCGCGCATCGAACTGGTGTAACGGTGCAGTGCGCTGTCCGGCTTGATCGGGCCATTAAGCCCCTCGACCATAAGCCGGAACAGCGTCGGGTTCCGCTCTGCCCAGTCCAGATAGCTGTGCGCGATCGAATGCATCTGTTCGATAGGATCGCTGGCATTGGCCTTGATCACACCCTCGCGCAGCGCATCGTTCAAAAGCGTGACCGTGTGATAGATCAACGCCTCATGCAGCTCTTCGGTCGAGCGGAACATGCTGTGAATTTCGGCCTCGGTCGCCTCTGTGCGCCGCGCAAGCTCAGCAGGATCTGCCGGAAGACTCCCGGTTTCCTCCAGATGCTTCTGGGCTGCGAAAATCAAGCTCTGATAGATATTGCCCCGGCCTTCCATTCGCCGCTCCCGAAGCGATTTGCACTAAATCTAACAGGCTTTCGTCAATACGAAAGCCTGTAATCCATTGGCGATGAAATAAGTTCAACCTTCGGCGCGGGATTGGCGCTTGCGTTCATGCGGGTCCAGATAGCGCTTGCGCAGGCGAATGCTTTTCGGCGTGACCTCGACCAGTTCGTCATCGTCGATATAGGCAATGGCCTGTTCCAGCGACATGCGGACCGGGGGCGTCAGGCGCACGGCCTCGTCCGTGCCCGAGGCACGCACGTTGGTCAGCTTCTTGCCCTTGAGCGGATTCACCTCAAGATCGTTGTCGCGCGAATGCTCGCCAATGATCATGCCCTGATAGATCTGTTCCTGCGCGCCGATGAACATCTTCCCGCGCTCTTCCAGGTTCCACAGCGCATAGGCCACCGAAACCCCGTCTTCCATTGAGATCAGCACCCCCTGACGGCGACCCTGGATCGAGCCCTTGTAGGGTGCCCAGCCGTGGAAGATGCGGTTCAGCACCCCGTTGCCACGCGTGTCGGTCATGAAATCGCCATGATAGCCGATCAACCCGCGCGAGGGCACATGGGCGATGATGCGGGTCTTGCCATGGCCAGCGGGGCGCATGTCCACCATCTCGCCCTTGCGATCACCGGTCAGCTTTTCGATGACTACGCCGGTATATTCGTCATCGACATCGATGATGACTTCTTCGATCGGCTCCAGACGCACGCCGTCTTCTTCGCGGAAGATCACCCGCGGGCGCGAGATCGACAGCTCGAACCCCTCGCGGCGCATATTCTCGATCAGGACGCCCATTTGCAGTTCACCGCGGCCGGAAACGATAAAGGCATCGCCGCCGGGCGTGTCCTCGACCTTGATTGCGACGTTGGTTTCGGCCTCTTTCATCAGCCGCTCGCGAATCACCCGGGACTGCACCTTGCTGCCGTCGCGACCCGCAAGGGGGCTGTCGTTGATGCCGAAAGTGACGCTGATCGTCGGCGGATCGATGGGCTGCGCGGGCAGGGCGGTGTCCACCTCGACAGCGCAAAGCGTATCGGCCACGGTGGCCTTTGACATGCCGGCAAGGGTGACGATGTCGCCCGCTTCGGCCTGCTCGATCGGCTGCTGGGTCAGGCCGCGAAAGGCCAGAACCTTCGAGATGCGGAACTGCTCGATCCGCTCGCCGTCACGCGACAGCGCCTTGATCGTATCTCCGGCCTTGGCACGCCCGGCCTCGACCCGCCCGGTCAGGATGCGGCCGATAAAAGGGTCGGCGCCAAGCGTCGTTGCCAGCATCTGGAAGGGTTCGTCCTGACGCGCGATCTGCTTGGGCGGCGGAACGTGGCGCAGCACCAGATCGAAAAGCGCGGACATGCCATTGCGCGGTCCGTCAAGGGCTTCATCTGCCCATCCGCCAATGCCCGAGGCGTAAAGATGCGGGAAATCAAGCTGTTCGTCACTGGCGTCGAGGTTTGCGAACAGGTCGAAGACCTCGTCCAGCGCCTTGTCGGGGTCGGCGGCGGGTTTGTCGACCTTGTTCAGGATCACGATGGGCCGCAGCCCCAGCGCCAGCGCCTTCGATGTGACGAACTTGGTCTGCGGCATGGGACCTTCCGCCGCATCGACCAGCAGGCAAACACCGTCCACCATGCTGAGGATACGTTCGACCTCGCCACCGAAATCGGCGTGGCCGGGGGTGTCCACGATATTGATGCGCGTGCCTTTCCACTCGACCGAGGTGGCCTTGGCTAGGATGGTGATACCGCGCTCGCGTTCGATATCGTTGCTGTCCATCACGCGTTCAGCCACAGCTTGGTTTTCGCGGAAACTGCCCGATTGCTTCAGCAGCTGATCGACCAAGGTCGTCTTGCCATGGTCGACGTGGGCGATGATCGCGATATTGCGGATGTCCATATGGGGCCTTTTTCAGAATTTGCGCCTCCGGTAACGCAGAGGGGCGCGAAAGGCCAGCACAATCGCAGGTGACGTCAGCGTAGACCAAGAAGTCCAAGGATGAACAACACGACGACGACAAGGCCAACAAGATAGATGATCGAGTTCATGGCAATTACTCCGTTGGGCGGGCCAAACGGGGTATCCGTCCTGCCGCAGGCCGTTGCATGGGAAACCCGTCAACGGCCTCGCAGGTTCCAGATCGCGGGCAGATCAGTCGCCTTGCCGGGCCAGTGATTCGAGCAATGGCCGGACCCCCGCAAGATCGTAACCCGCACGCGCTGCGGTTTCGAGCAGGTCCGACACCGGCTCTTGCCCGGCACGCGCCAGTGCCCAAAGCACGGTCGAGCGGTTGCCCGAGCGACAATAGGCCAGCTTTGGACCGGGCGACGCCAGCGCCTGAGCCTGGGCCGAGATCATCTGCGGGGTGATCTGCCCGGGGGTAAAGGGGTTGAAATGGTATTCCATCCCTGCCGCTTCGGCCGCCGCGCGCATCGCCTCGTGATCCTCTTCCGGGCCGACCTCGTCATCAGGGCGGTTGTTGATCAATACGCGAAAACCGGCCTCGGCCAGGGCGGGCAGGTCCTCGGGGTGG
This window harbors:
- a CDS encoding 2Fe-2S iron-sulfur cluster-binding protein; translation: MAKITYIEHNGTAHEIDVKPGMTVMEGARDNGVPGIDADCGGACACSTCHVYVAAEWVDRLPPRDPMEEDMLDFAWQPDPVRSRLTCQIKVTPELDGLVVNLPERQI
- a CDS encoding TetR/AcrR family transcriptional regulator, with product MEGRGNIYQSLIFAAQKHLEETGSLPADPAELARRTEATEAEIHSMFRSTEELHEALIYHTVTLLNDALREGVIKANASDPIEQMHSIAHSYLDWAERNPTLFRLMVEGLNGPIKPDSALHRYTSSMRDLYHRKLTEAQRLGILAEDTDIELTIMMLHCLVKGGNMMFLTRSTDPWFDGDTRSTRELSERIFAEFMGNLVRANAVAAGKDG
- the typA gene encoding translational GTPase TypA; translated protein: MDIRNIAIIAHVDHGKTTLVDQLLKQSGSFRENQAVAERVMDSNDIERERGITILAKATSVEWKGTRINIVDTPGHADFGGEVERILSMVDGVCLLVDAAEGPMPQTKFVTSKALALGLRPIVILNKVDKPAADPDKALDEVFDLFANLDASDEQLDFPHLYASGIGGWADEALDGPRNGMSALFDLVLRHVPPPKQIARQDEPFQMLATTLGADPFIGRILTGRVEAGRAKAGDTIKALSRDGERIEQFRISKVLAFRGLTQQPIEQAEAGDIVTLAGMSKATVADTLCAVEVDTALPAQPIDPPTISVTFGINDSPLAGRDGSKVQSRVIRERLMKEAETNVAIKVEDTPGGDAFIVSGRGELQMGVLIENMRREGFELSISRPRVIFREEDGVRLEPIEEVIIDVDDEYTGVVIEKLTGDRKGEMVDMRPAGHGKTRIIAHVPSRGLIGYHGDFMTDTRGNGVLNRIFHGWAPYKGSIQGRRQGVLISMEDGVSVAYALWNLEERGKMFIGAQEQIYQGMIIGEHSRDNDLEVNPLKGKKLTNVRASGTDEAVRLTPPVRMSLEQAIAYIDDDELVEVTPKSIRLRKRYLDPHERKRQSRAEG
- a CDS encoding TIGR01244 family sulfur transferase, with amino-acid sequence MDLRQLTPDLAVAPQIHPEDLPALAEAGFRVLINNRPDDEVGPEEDHEAMRAAAEAAGMEYHFNPFTPGQITPQMISAQAQALASPGPKLAYCRSGNRSTVLWALARAGQEPVSDLLETAARAGYDLAGVRPLLESLARQGD